TGAATAAGATCAGTCTTTTTATGACCAGAGAATAAAATTCTCAAAATAAATGATCCGAAATTACATAAGTATTGATGCCGGTTAAAGAGTTTGAATAATTTATAAAAATGGTTTTAAAGTCTTATATTGGTAAGAGTAATTATATAATTTGAGGAGGAAACCAGCATGAGAATTTTGAGTATTAATTTATTTATGTTGTTTTTATTATCATGTTCAAGTAACAAAGTGGAAGTGAGAAGTTTAAGCGGTTTTGAAAGTGAAAAATATTTAGGGAAATGGTATGAGATTGCTAGAATAGATAACAGATTTGAAAAAAATATGATTAATGCAACTGCAGAATATTCTTTAAATCCTGATGGAACCATCAAAGTGGTGAATAAAGGATATGATAAAATAAAAAATACAGAAAAGATGATAGAAGGAAAAGCAAAAATTATTGATAAAGGTTTGTTAAAAGTATATTTTGTTCCCTTTTTCGGAGCAGACTACAATATATTATATGTAGATAACGACTATCAATATGCAGTAGTAGGCGGAAATAAGAAAAATTACCTTTGGATACTGAGCAGAAGAGATACATTGGAAGAAAACATATATGATGAATTAGTCAAAATAGCCTCTGAAAGAGGATATGATGTAAAATTACTTCAAAAATTTTAAGAAAAACAAAAGATAAGTATTCAAATTAAAAGCCATAAC
This sequence is a window from Sebaldella sp. S0638. Protein-coding genes within it:
- a CDS encoding lipocalin family protein, translating into MRILSINLFMLFLLSCSSNKVEVRSLSGFESEKYLGKWYEIARIDNRFEKNMINATAEYSLNPDGTIKVVNKGYDKIKNTEKMIEGKAKIIDKGLLKVYFVPFFGADYNILYVDNDYQYAVVGGNKKNYLWILSRRDTLEENIYDELVKIASERGYDVKLLQKF